The genomic interval ataggTCATTTTTAAAAAGTTCAACTTCAGCTTtaaggagaatgttctccttttgaAATGCAAAATGttcttgattttcaattttaaaatctttgagctgagattctttcagattttgaatgatcttTTTAAGCTTATCATTCAGAGCATgagttttctctttctcttctttttctttgtgaaatttttcttttaaagaactacacttttgaacaagaaagtttgaatcatttagcaagttttaaaattcttttttccatttgttcacaCAAAAATACAAGGTTTAGAATTTGTTACCTCATTTTCTTCAGTATTTTCCATTAAGCATAAGTTTGCTTCTTCATATTCTTCTTCATCAGATTCATCTGAGTtatcccatgtagccatcattgatttctttttgaaaggaaatctgTTTGGTGGTTTTTTACTTAGGGGAGATTCAGATTTGTAATGTCCAAACTTAttacatccaaaacatgtgattTGGCTCTTGTTTGGTggtttttttcatttgatttgatatcttcttctcatcattctttaaattcttctagtgagaagagcaatttctTCATCAGCATCTTCTTGCCCAGTTTCTTTAGATTCTTCttctgtttgtgttggtatactTTATTGAGATGCTTTTAAGGctattttttttccttactTGGCTATTTGTCTTCTTGTAACAATACTTTATGTGCTCTTAAGGCTCCAATTAGTTCTTTTAATGAAAGCACTTCAAGATTTTTGGTTTGGCTTATGGAAGGCATCTCATGATCATTCTCACTATGTCTGGTACTGAGTAAGGCTTGTCAAGAGAACGCATCTCATTCACTATAGTTATGAACCTTGAGTAcatctcatcaatggtttctccttcattcatttcgaATAGCCCAAACTTCCATATGCCAATGTATAATCTTGTTTCTTTAACatgacttgttccttcatgcTGAGTTTGTAGTGTATCTTATACTTCTTtagcagttgtgcattcataaACTCTTTCACTTTtttccctgctcaaagcacacgcTAAGAATAATTAAGCTTTAAaatttaggagtaccttagttTTGTCTTCTGGTGTCCAgtcaatttctttcttttctgcagaggttgaatcattttgattAATGCTTGCTATGAAAtatccatctgtaatgatgcgccacattcctatATCTTGAGATTTCATAAACAATTGCATCTTGTTCTTCCAGAAGTAGTAATTAGTTCCATCAAAATAGGGTGGTCTTCCTTCAACATTGTATTttgcttttgacattttttattcTAGATATTTTACTCTAGCACTTGTAAAAGTGTTTACTCTTTAGAGAccttgctctgataccaattgaagtagaaatgtcaatttacaaggaatggggtttgaattgtaaattttcacctatttaaaattttctgttaaaatatttagaaaat from Cicer arietinum cultivar CDC Frontier isolate Library 1 chromosome 5, Cicar.CDCFrontier_v2.0, whole genome shotgun sequence carries:
- the LOC140920455 gene encoding uncharacterized protein, coding for MSKAKYNVEGRPPYFDGTNYYFWKNKMQLFMKSQDIGMWRIITDGYFIASINQNDSTSAEKKEIDWTPEDKTKHEGTSHVKETRLYIGIWKFGLFEMNEGETIDEMYSRFITIVNEMRSLDKPYSVPDIVRMIMRCLP